Proteins co-encoded in one Chloroflexota bacterium genomic window:
- a CDS encoding cytochrome c maturation protein CcmE, with protein MTDASEPASATAPEPIRNRLLSGKFLFVGGALAAALGFLIWTATQGAAVYYHTVSELHAKGDEIEGRLVRVNGIVVDGSIEESADGVIRFEIEDATGVLPVEFRGSPPDLFGYAEEDKYSDVIAEGRLLGTGVFEARNLIVKHGPEFEPREIPAQ; from the coding sequence TTGACCGACGCCTCCGAACCCGCCAGCGCCACCGCGCCCGAGCCCATCCGGAATCGGCTCTTGTCCGGCAAGTTCCTTTTCGTCGGCGGCGCACTTGCCGCGGCGCTCGGCTTCTTGATCTGGACTGCCACCCAGGGCGCCGCCGTCTACTACCACACCGTGAGCGAGCTGCACGCCAAGGGGGACGAGATCGAAGGCCGCCTCGTGCGCGTGAACGGGATCGTCGTGGACGGATCCATCGAGGAGTCGGCGGACGGGGTCATCCGCTTCGAAATCGAGGACGCCACCGGCGTGCTGCCCGTTGAGTTTCGCGGGTCGCCGCCCGATCTCTTTGGCTATGCCGAGGAAGATAAGTACTCCGACGTGATCGCCGAAGGTCGCCTCCTCGGCACCGGCGTGTTCGAGGCGCGCAACCTCATCGTCAAGCACGGCCCGGAGTTCGAGCCTCGCGAGATCCCAGCCCAGTGA
- a CDS encoding cytochrome c-type biogenesis protein CcmH, which yields MSPRAALVLTLVIASFGVAIAYADEHDADALYARQSRIADKLDCPVCQGQSVKESNAPLAQQMRALITEKISDGASDEEIFDFFETRYGVGVLRDPPKQGLALGVWLGPIVAASAGVLAVGVVLLRRRPQPAPRADENLHELEARIDSLRQPPDGERT from the coding sequence GTGAGCCCGCGCGCGGCCCTGGTGCTGACGCTGGTCATCGCGAGTTTCGGCGTCGCGATCGCCTACGCCGACGAGCACGATGCCGACGCGTTGTATGCCCGCCAATCTCGCATCGCCGACAAGCTGGACTGTCCCGTCTGCCAGGGCCAATCGGTCAAGGAGTCGAACGCCCCGTTGGCCCAGCAGATGCGCGCGCTCATCACCGAGAAGATCTCGGACGGCGCATCCGATGAGGAGATCTTCGATTTCTTCGAGACGCGCTATGGCGTCGGCGTGTTGCGCGATCCACCGAAGCAAGGCCTGGCGCTGGGCGTTTGGCTGGGGCCGATCGTCGCCGCCTCCGCGGGGGTCCTGGCCGTGGGGGTGGTGCTGCTGCGACGCCGGCCGCAACCGGCCCCAAGGGCCGACGAGAACCTGCACGAGCTCGAAGCCCGAATCGACAGCCTGCGGCAGCCGCCCGACGGCGAGCGCACGTGA
- the ccsA gene encoding cytochrome c biogenesis protein CcsA yields the protein MSLASFVLRRRASRQPPLFGWRGLVVYASLLVLMSAALYMIFIYAPAERVQGDAHRLLYGHVAVAWLAFLAFGIVAVASVLYLWRRNARWDSLAVASAEVGVLFTTLTLASGSIWGRHVWGVWWTWDPRLTTTLVLWFIYVAYLALRMYIDNVDTRRRVAAIFGIVGVVDVPIVWYSVEWWRSLHPVQSVTRAGLTPEMVLTMLVTVVAFTVFCFVLIRQRYLLERASDEGEDLRDIVRNRLEELRMTGAKSTPEAGK from the coding sequence ATGAGCCTTGCCAGCTTCGTGCTGCGCCGCCGGGCCAGCAGGCAACCGCCGCTCTTCGGGTGGCGGGGCCTTGTGGTCTATGCGTCGCTGCTGGTCCTGATGTCGGCGGCGCTCTACATGATCTTCATCTACGCGCCGGCGGAACGCGTCCAGGGTGACGCCCACCGCCTGCTCTACGGCCACGTCGCGGTGGCCTGGCTTGCCTTTCTCGCGTTCGGCATCGTCGCCGTCGCCAGCGTGCTGTACCTGTGGCGGCGAAATGCGCGCTGGGACAGCCTGGCGGTGGCGTCCGCCGAGGTTGGCGTGCTGTTCACCACGCTGACGCTGGCCTCCGGTTCCATCTGGGGTCGCCACGTGTGGGGCGTCTGGTGGACCTGGGACCCGCGGCTGACCACCACGCTGGTGCTGTGGTTCATCTACGTGGCTTACCTGGCGCTCCGGATGTACATCGACAACGTCGACACCCGCCGGCGCGTCGCGGCCATATTCGGCATCGTGGGCGTCGTTGACGTGCCCATCGTGTGGTACTCGGTGGAATGGTGGCGCAGCCTGCACCCGGTGCAGTCGGTCACGCGCGCGGGACTGACCCCGGAGATGGTGCTCACGATGCTGGTCACCGTGGTCGCGTTTACCGTCTTTTGCTTCGTGCTTATCCGCCAGCGCTATCTCTTAGAGCGTGCCAGCGACGAGGGAGAGGATCTAAGGGATATCGTCCGCAATCGGCTTGAGGAATTGCGGATGACAGGCGCCAAGTCGACGCCGGAGGCTGGGAAATGA
- a CDS encoding DUF3341 domain-containing protein: MSARDSDRKRELLGLYNEPDDAADAVSRLRGAGFGGNDIEIISATPYPEGAFGEQHAKHRLFAFPFAGAACGLAVAIAWHIGAQIALPIVTGGKPIVAVPAIIQVLYEGTMLGAVLFTVLGVLFESRLPDGIGVYDDRIADGLIGVSVMARERRIPDAQIALEEAGAVDVLSKDGSLMRPAAASP; the protein is encoded by the coding sequence ATGAGCGCGAGAGATTCGGACCGAAAGCGCGAGCTGCTCGGGCTGTATAACGAGCCCGACGACGCCGCCGACGCCGTGTCGCGGCTCCGCGGCGCGGGCTTCGGCGGCAACGACATCGAGATCATCTCGGCCACGCCTTACCCCGAAGGCGCGTTCGGCGAGCAGCACGCGAAGCATCGGTTGTTCGCGTTCCCATTCGCGGGCGCGGCCTGTGGGCTGGCCGTCGCCATCGCCTGGCACATCGGCGCCCAGATCGCCCTGCCCATCGTGACCGGCGGAAAGCCGATCGTCGCGGTCCCGGCCATCATCCAGGTGCTCTATGAGGGCACTATGCTCGGCGCGGTGCTGTTCACCGTGCTGGGCGTGCTGTTCGAGTCCCGCCTGCCGGACGGCATCGGCGTCTACGACGACCGCATTGCCGACGGCCTCATCGGCGTATCGGTGATGGCGCGCGAGCGCCGGATTCCGGACGCCCAGATCGCGCTGGAAGAAGCCGGCGCAGTCGACGTGCTCAGCAAGGACGGCAGCCTCATGCGCCCGGCGGCGGCCTCACCCTGA
- a CDS encoding succinate dehydrogenase/fumarate reductase iron-sulfur subunit has protein sequence MSTAIETTIKFEVFRYQPDWDEPTYQVYDVPYREDWVVLDALNYIKDTVDGTLTYRWSCRMGVCGSCGAMVNGYPKLTCAAFLSEYMPGPIRVEPLVNFNVERDLVTSIESFMEKLESVQPWIIREDGATDDLKSEYLQTPAQHAAYQQFSMCINCLLCYAACPVSSHSDEFIGPAALALAQRYNLDNRDEGVEQRRDVILKDEGIWECSFVGECSAVCPKHVDPAGAIQQAKMTGAIDYYRRLLMPWTVKS, from the coding sequence ATGAGCACGGCCATCGAAACCACGATCAAGTTCGAGGTGTTTCGCTACCAGCCGGATTGGGACGAGCCGACCTACCAGGTCTACGACGTGCCCTACCGCGAAGACTGGGTCGTGCTGGACGCGCTCAACTACATCAAGGACACGGTGGACGGAACGCTGACCTACCGCTGGTCGTGCCGCATGGGCGTTTGCGGATCGTGCGGGGCCATGGTCAACGGCTACCCCAAGCTCACCTGCGCCGCCTTCCTCTCGGAGTACATGCCCGGACCGATTCGGGTTGAGCCGCTGGTCAACTTCAACGTCGAGCGCGATCTGGTGACCAGCATCGAAAGCTTCATGGAGAAGCTGGAGAGCGTCCAGCCGTGGATCATCCGCGAAGACGGCGCCACGGACGACCTCAAGTCCGAATACCTGCAGACACCCGCCCAGCACGCCGCCTATCAGCAGTTCAGCATGTGCATCAACTGCCTGCTGTGCTACGCGGCCTGTCCGGTTTCTTCGCACAGCGACGAGTTCATTGGACCGGCGGCGCTGGCGCTGGCCCAGCGCTACAACCTCGACAATCGCGACGAGGGGGTAGAGCAGCGCCGCGACGTGATTCTGAAGGACGAGGGCATCTGGGAGTGCTCGTTCGTCGGCGAGTGCTCGGCCGTCTGTCCAAAGCACGTGGACCCGGCCGGGGCCATTCAGCAGGCCAAGATGACCGGCGCCATCGACTACTACCGGCGGCTGCTCATGCCCTGGACGGTGAAGTCTTGA
- the nrfD gene encoding polysulfide reductase NrfD — MQEPVTVDRETANRELLDFVFAWPKWFFATTGLLGAVITLGLIIFLLLMIFGLQLFGYAHPVYWGFPVVNFVFWIGVSHAGIMVSAILRLAQAEWRRPVTRAAEVLTIFSLMTAMTFPIIHSGRPWRTLYWEFPYDWMRGIWPNPRSPLVWDPAAIFTYLTSTVMFVYIALLPDLALARDRVKNPIGKAVYGVLSLGFRGTSRQWRIQAIAGILLSALILPIFVSVHSIVSWDFAVTIIPGWHNTVFAPYFVIGAVHSGVSAVVTVMIVMRYAFGLKNFITKDHIDSLARLLIIVATVWLFFFMLDFMFGLYGTEPAEVDTWQRRLMEPPWTAIAIIFIITGYIIPVGAWLFRRVRRNFFLMFVTTVLVNIGMWLERYMIVIPGLERKSNLTFQYGDYLPSAAEFGIIAAQLALVIAGFLVFSKLLPIMPAADIKEGQILRDEIKVGRARVPATMREA; from the coding sequence ATGCAAGAACCCGTAACCGTCGATCGGGAAACCGCAAACCGCGAGTTGCTGGACTTCGTGTTCGCCTGGCCCAAGTGGTTCTTCGCAACCACCGGCCTGCTCGGCGCCGTGATCACGCTGGGCCTCATCATCTTCCTGCTGCTGATGATCTTCGGCCTGCAGCTGTTCGGCTACGCCCATCCCGTCTATTGGGGCTTCCCGGTGGTGAACTTCGTGTTCTGGATCGGGGTCAGCCACGCCGGAATCATGGTGTCGGCCATTCTGCGGCTGGCGCAGGCCGAGTGGCGGCGTCCGGTCACCCGCGCCGCGGAAGTCTTGACGATCTTCTCGCTGATGACCGCCATGACCTTCCCGATCATTCACAGTGGACGCCCCTGGCGCACGCTGTACTGGGAGTTCCCCTACGACTGGATGCGCGGCATTTGGCCCAATCCGCGGTCGCCGCTGGTGTGGGACCCCGCCGCGATCTTCACCTACCTGACTTCGACGGTGATGTTCGTCTACATCGCCCTGCTGCCCGACTTGGCCTTGGCCCGCGACCGCGTCAAGAACCCGATCGGCAAAGCCGTTTACGGGGTGCTGTCGCTGGGCTTCCGGGGCACGTCTCGGCAGTGGCGCATCCAGGCCATCGCCGGCATCTTGCTCTCGGCGCTGATTCTTCCAATCTTCGTCTCGGTGCACAGCATCGTGTCGTGGGACTTCGCCGTCACGATCATCCCTGGATGGCACAACACGGTGTTCGCGCCGTACTTCGTCATCGGGGCCGTCCACTCCGGCGTGTCCGCCGTGGTGACCGTGATGATCGTGATGCGCTACGCCTTCGGGCTGAAGAACTTCATCACCAAGGACCACATCGACTCGCTGGCTCGCCTGCTGATCATCGTGGCCACGGTGTGGCTGTTCTTCTTCATGCTGGACTTCATGTTCGGTCTGTACGGCACCGAGCCCGCCGAGGTCGACACCTGGCAGCGCCGCCTGATGGAGCCGCCGTGGACGGCCATCGCCATCATCTTCATCATCACCGGCTACATCATTCCGGTCGGCGCCTGGCTGTTCCGCCGCGTGCGTCGCAACTTCTTCCTGATGTTCGTGACGACGGTGCTGGTCAACATCGGCATGTGGCTCGAGCGCTACATGATCGTGATCCCGGGCCTCGAGCGGAAGTCGAACCTCACGTTCCAGTATGGCGACTACCTGCCGTCGGCGGCGGAGTTCGGCATCATCGCCGCCCAGCTGGCGTTGGTGATCGCCGGGTTCCTCGTGTTCTCCAAGCTGCTGCCGATCATGCCGGCGGCGGACATCAAGGAAGGTCAGATTCTGCGTGACGAAATCAAGGTCGGCCGTGCACGGGTCCCGGCCACGATGCGCGAGGCGTAA
- the ccsA gene encoding cytochrome c biogenesis protein CcsA produces MIDLVVVGRLALGLAFGVAVLQLTMSGLAVWRRSPDFTDAARNAAVILAAVVTIAVSTLAAGFLSQDFSIAFVADTSSRSMPLGLTISALWGGQEGSLLFWAWGLSLFSALAAWRMTKRDDALAPWGIGTLAAIALFFIGVLVFVSSPFQRLVVAPVDGRGLNPLLWDSGMQVHPPMLLTGYMSFTIPFAFAAAMLAAGRLSQDWLREMRNWMLVAWAIQGAGLLLGAWWAYRVLGWGGYWGWDPVENVALLPWLAATAYIHSALAQERRGQLRAWSVGLVLLGFALAVFGTFVVRSGILTSVHSFALSDVGPIFLTFVGIVMVIAVLAFLYRLPMLRAPMAIESLASKEAGVLLNNLLLMAVLVAVLWGTVFPIFSELVQGVRIAVGPPFYAQVTVPLLLIMLGLLGIGPLLAWRRTTGRAAWRATRWPILVAIVVSAVLLAVGMRAGLAVLGFGLAGLVAAGALLELARSVRARAPQSAGEPRIALSLVGSRRRLGSHLVHFSVAVFAIGIVGSSSFGQERAVRLAQGESATVDGHTVTFRGLRPLSQPGLTTVYADLDVERGDQPPARLAPSRRIHVGWENQPTSDVAIRTTFPGLDDLYVLLDDWEPDGSAASFRILVNPLVPLLWVGGVLYFVGVLVIAWPTAARQPAQAPAPAGHPVTP; encoded by the coding sequence GTGATCGACCTAGTGGTGGTCGGCCGCCTGGCGCTCGGGCTGGCGTTCGGCGTGGCGGTGCTGCAACTCACGATGAGCGGACTCGCCGTCTGGCGTCGCAGCCCGGACTTCACGGACGCCGCGCGCAACGCCGCCGTCATCCTGGCCGCCGTCGTGACCATTGCCGTCTCCACGCTCGCCGCCGGATTTCTCAGCCAGGACTTCTCGATTGCCTTCGTCGCCGACACGTCCAGCCGCTCCATGCCGCTCGGCCTCACAATTTCCGCCCTGTGGGGCGGCCAGGAGGGCTCGCTGCTCTTCTGGGCCTGGGGGCTCAGTCTTTTCAGCGCCCTCGCGGCCTGGCGCATGACCAAGCGCGACGACGCGCTCGCGCCCTGGGGCATTGGCACGCTGGCGGCCATCGCGCTCTTCTTCATCGGTGTGCTCGTATTCGTTTCCAGCCCGTTTCAGCGGCTGGTCGTGGCGCCCGTCGACGGACGCGGGCTCAATCCCTTGCTCTGGGACAGCGGCATGCAGGTGCATCCGCCCATGCTGCTCACCGGGTACATGTCGTTCACGATTCCCTTCGCGTTCGCAGCGGCCATGCTGGCCGCGGGGCGCCTCTCCCAGGATTGGCTGCGCGAGATGCGCAATTGGATGCTCGTGGCCTGGGCCATCCAGGGCGCCGGCCTGTTGCTGGGCGCCTGGTGGGCCTATCGCGTGCTGGGTTGGGGCGGCTATTGGGGCTGGGATCCGGTCGAGAACGTCGCGCTGCTGCCCTGGCTCGCGGCCACGGCTTACATCCACTCGGCGCTGGCGCAAGAGCGGCGCGGACAGTTGCGGGCCTGGTCCGTGGGACTGGTGCTTTTGGGATTCGCCCTGGCCGTTTTCGGCACGTTCGTCGTGCGCAGCGGGATTCTCACTTCGGTGCACTCGTTCGCGCTGTCGGACGTGGGGCCGATCTTTCTCACGTTTGTCGGCATCGTCATGGTGATCGCCGTCCTGGCCTTCCTCTATCGGCTCCCCATGCTGCGGGCCCCGATGGCCATCGAGTCGCTGGCGTCCAAGGAAGCCGGAGTCCTGCTCAACAATCTGCTGCTCATGGCGGTGCTGGTGGCGGTGCTCTGGGGCACCGTGTTCCCGATCTTCTCGGAGCTTGTGCAAGGGGTGCGCATCGCGGTTGGGCCGCCGTTCTACGCCCAGGTCACCGTGCCGTTGCTGCTGATCATGCTCGGGCTGTTGGGCATCGGGCCGCTCCTGGCCTGGCGGCGCACGACGGGGCGCGCCGCGTGGCGGGCCACCCGCTGGCCGATCCTCGTCGCCATCGTGGTCTCTGCCGTCTTGCTCGCCGTGGGCATGCGCGCCGGGCTGGCCGTGCTGGGGTTTGGCCTTGCAGGTCTCGTGGCCGCCGGCGCCTTGCTCGAGCTGGCGCGAAGCGTCCGCGCCCGAGCACCGCAGTCAGCCGGCGAGCCGCGCATCGCGCTCAGCCTGGTCGGCAGCCGGCGACGCCTGGGGAGCCACCTGGTGCACTTCAGCGTCGCGGTCTTTGCCATCGGGATCGTCGGCTCGTCGTCCTTCGGGCAGGAAAGGGCCGTGCGCCTGGCCCAAGGGGAATCGGCGACCGTCGACGGCCACACCGTCACGTTTCGCGGCCTCCGTCCCCTGTCGCAGCCCGGTCTGACGACCGTTTACGCCGACCTCGACGTGGAGCGCGGCGATCAGCCCCCGGCGCGCCTCGCACCCTCGCGCCGGATACACGTCGGGTGGGAGAACCAACCCACGTCCGACGTGGCGATTCGCACCACCTTCCCTGGGCTCGACGACCTCTACGTCCTGCTCGACGATTGGGAGCCGGACGGATCGGCGGCGTCGTTCCGCATCCTGGTGAATCCGCTCGTACCGCTGCTATGGGTTGGCGGCGTGCTGTACTTCGTTGGCGTGCTCGTGATCGCCTGGCCCACCGCCGCACGACAGCCGGCGCAGGCTCCGGCGCCCGCGGGGCATCCGGTGACGCCGTGA
- the ccmA gene encoding heme ABC exporter ATP-binding protein CcmA, with protein MQPSVLTLNRLTVGFGRRHVVRDVSLSLRPGERVALLGANGAGKTTLLRTLATLQPPLGGQATAGGADVVQRKREARRHVGFVGHTPHLISHLTARENLAFLASLYGLSNAGARVSESLSVVGLDEIANRRARELSRGQLQRLALAAAGLHHPAVLLLDEPDASLDRDAVRELPAMLDALCPGSAVLLSTHDPDVAARAAGRSILVDQGRVIEPDSPGTPAPELPLPTGATDVSFITTAWTLLRKDALVEWRAREQAPALLAFTLLITVLFDMAFVILAQADAPAVAAGVAWSTLLLVASLSGVRLFGSERDANTLTCLRLAPIDQSAVFVAKYLLLAAHVLAVGLVQLALLSVLLDLQLFQGGMLATLVLVTIALSAVAAMQSALALESRAREVLMPLLAVPLAIPVMLAGVGATLETLQGAPAGGAAPWLGLLAVVAAVFLALSVLLYPLAVDG; from the coding sequence ATGCAGCCATCCGTCCTCACCCTGAATCGACTGACGGTTGGATTCGGTCGACGCCACGTGGTTCGCGACGTCTCGCTGTCCCTGCGCCCCGGCGAGCGAGTGGCCTTGCTGGGAGCCAATGGCGCCGGCAAGACGACCCTGCTGCGCACGCTGGCGACCCTGCAGCCGCCGTTGGGCGGGCAGGCGACCGCCGGCGGCGCGGATGTCGTGCAGCGCAAGCGCGAGGCGCGCCGTCACGTCGGCTTTGTCGGGCACACGCCGCACCTGATCAGTCACCTCACGGCCCGCGAGAACCTCGCGTTTCTGGCCTCGCTCTACGGGCTGTCAAACGCCGGCGCGCGGGTCTCCGAATCCCTGAGCGTGGTGGGGCTCGATGAGATCGCCAACCGACGCGCCCGCGAGCTTTCACGCGGTCAGCTCCAGCGGCTGGCCCTGGCGGCGGCAGGGCTGCATCACCCGGCGGTGCTGTTGCTGGACGAGCCCGACGCCAGCCTCGACCGCGACGCCGTCCGCGAGCTGCCCGCCATGCTGGACGCGCTGTGCCCAGGCTCGGCCGTGCTGCTGAGCACGCATGATCCCGATGTGGCCGCACGGGCGGCCGGGCGAAGCATTCTTGTGGACCAGGGCCGGGTCATCGAACCGGATTCGCCCGGAACGCCAGCGCCGGAGCTACCGCTTCCGACCGGAGCAACGGACGTGTCGTTCATCACCACGGCGTGGACGCTCCTCCGCAAGGACGCGCTGGTGGAGTGGCGCGCACGTGAACAGGCGCCGGCGCTGCTGGCCTTCACGCTGCTCATCACCGTGCTGTTCGACATGGCGTTCGTCATCCTGGCGCAGGCCGACGCGCCGGCGGTGGCCGCTGGCGTGGCCTGGTCCACGCTCTTGTTGGTGGCCAGCCTGTCGGGCGTCCGGCTCTTTGGATCCGAGCGGGACGCCAACACGCTCACCTGCTTGCGCCTGGCGCCCATCGATCAGAGCGCCGTGTTCGTGGCCAAGTACCTCCTGCTAGCCGCGCACGTGCTGGCCGTTGGACTGGTGCAGTTGGCGCTGCTGAGCGTCCTGCTCGATTTGCAGCTCTTCCAGGGCGGGATGCTGGCCACCTTGGTTCTCGTGACCATCGCCTTGAGCGCGGTAGCGGCCATGCAGAGCGCCCTGGCGTTGGAGAGCCGCGCGCGGGAGGTCCTGATGCCGCTACTGGCGGTGCCGCTGGCGATACCCGTGATGCTGGCCGGTGTCGGCGCGACCCTCGAAACGCTGCAGGGCGCGCCGGCGGGGGGCGCCGCGCCGTGGCTGGGTTTGCTGGCGGTGGTGGCCGCCGTATTCTTAGCCTTGAGCGTCCTGCTCTACCCGCTCGCGGTCGACGGCTAG
- a CDS encoding cytochrome c, producing the protein MSAARRAGRATSLTVGLVLAAFVIAACETGAYPADLFPEMHYQQSYRTQEPPYEAPPEGQVSTLGAELPVTDFVATIQLENPVPFDGPSIDRGKALFAVNCAMCHGADGQGDSYVADAFESYGDKRPAPLVSDNVKAQADGALYWTITNGVNNMPSWQSLLTEEERWLLVTYIRSLN; encoded by the coding sequence ATGTCCGCCGCACGCCGCGCCGGACGCGCCACCAGCCTGACCGTTGGGCTGGTGTTGGCGGCGTTTGTGATCGCGGCGTGCGAAACCGGGGCCTATCCGGCAGACCTGTTCCCCGAGATGCACTACCAGCAGTCCTACCGCACCCAGGAACCGCCGTACGAGGCGCCGCCCGAGGGCCAGGTGTCGACGCTCGGCGCCGAGCTGCCGGTGACGGACTTTGTCGCAACTATCCAGCTCGAGAATCCCGTGCCATTCGACGGTCCGTCCATTGATCGCGGAAAGGCGCTGTTTGCCGTCAACTGCGCCATGTGCCACGGCGCCGACGGCCAGGGCGACAGCTACGTCGCGGACGCCTTCGAGAGCTACGGCGACAAGCGCCCGGCGCCCCTGGTGTCGGACAACGTGAAGGCCCAGGCGGACGGCGCGCTCTACTGGACGATCACGAACGGCGTCAACAACATGCCGTCCTGGCAGTCACTCCTCACCGAGGAAGAGCGTTGGCTGCTCGTCACCTACATCCGATCGCTTAACTAG
- a CDS encoding CcmD family protein, whose amino-acid sequence MTQELVYLLIGYGVIWVLLFGYLVFVTGRIRSVQDAVRDMRQELDAQRHKTSE is encoded by the coding sequence ATGACGCAAGAGCTCGTGTATCTGCTCATCGGATACGGGGTTATCTGGGTGCTGCTGTTCGGCTACCTGGTGTTCGTCACGGGGCGGATCCGCAGCGTGCAGGACGCGGTCCGCGACATGCGGCAGGAGCTCGACGCTCAACGTCACAAGACCTCGGAGTAG
- the frdA gene encoding fumarate reductase (quinol) flavoprotein subunit, whose amino-acid sequence MSAVDQLQHDVLIIGGGGAGLRAAIAVAQEHPDLSIGIVSKVYPMRSHTVAAEGGMAAVIKDNDSAEDHIYDTISGSDWLADQDAVEMFVEEAPRELIQLEHWGCPWSREATGHVAVRPFGGMKLQRTWFATDKTGFHVLHSLFQTCLQFPSITRYDEWFATKLLVDDGRCQGCTAIELRTGQLRPIYAKSVIIATGGFGRIFPFTTNGAIKTGDGLAIAYRAGVALKDMEFVQYHPTGLPGTGILITEASRGEGGVLRNNKGERYLADYDLGEPLPLDDPRHPQLRTMELGPRDRLSQAFIKEQEKGNTYSGPYGDYVHLDIQHLGEHRIDTKLPFVRELARNYGGIDPVTESIPVRPVVHYMMGGIDTDIEAATTLPGLYAAGECACVSINGANRLGSNSLTELVVFGARAGRNAAKFAHASDPAAVDRLESQVDDERARIRRILEQPSGGERVAELRREMTTTMEEGAGIYRTQAGIEQTYATLSDLRERFGSVDLDDRTNVYNTDLISALELDYMLEISLALAASARDRTESRGSHQRTDHPDRDDDHFLKHSLAMRGDDGTPEVSFRDVVITKWPPGSRTYGSSNQAKAATTES is encoded by the coding sequence ATGAGCGCCGTGGACCAACTGCAGCACGACGTGCTCATCATCGGCGGCGGCGGCGCCGGCCTGCGCGCCGCCATTGCCGTGGCCCAAGAGCACCCCGACCTCAGCATCGGCATCGTGTCCAAGGTCTATCCGATGCGCAGTCACACCGTCGCCGCCGAGGGCGGCATGGCGGCGGTCATCAAGGACAACGACAGCGCCGAGGACCACATCTACGACACCATCAGCGGCTCGGACTGGCTGGCCGACCAGGACGCCGTCGAGATGTTCGTCGAGGAAGCGCCCCGCGAGCTGATCCAGCTGGAGCATTGGGGCTGCCCTTGGTCCCGCGAGGCGACCGGCCACGTGGCCGTGCGCCCCTTCGGCGGCATGAAGCTCCAGCGCACCTGGTTCGCCACCGACAAGACCGGCTTCCACGTCCTGCACAGCCTGTTTCAGACCTGCTTGCAGTTCCCGTCCATCACCCGCTACGACGAGTGGTTCGCGACCAAGCTGCTGGTTGACGACGGCCGCTGCCAGGGCTGCACGGCCATCGAGCTGCGCACCGGCCAGCTGCGGCCCATCTACGCCAAGTCGGTGATCATCGCCACGGGCGGCTTCGGGCGCATCTTCCCCTTCACCACCAACGGCGCCATCAAGACGGGCGACGGCCTGGCCATCGCCTATCGCGCCGGCGTGGCGCTCAAGGACATGGAGTTCGTGCAGTACCACCCCACCGGCCTGCCCGGCACGGGCATCCTCATCACCGAGGCGTCGCGCGGCGAAGGCGGCGTGCTCCGGAACAACAAGGGCGAGCGGTACCTGGCCGACTACGACCTGGGCGAGCCGTTGCCGCTGGACGACCCGCGGCATCCGCAGCTTCGGACCATGGAGCTCGGCCCGCGCGACCGTCTGTCGCAGGCGTTCATCAAGGAGCAGGAGAAGGGGAATACCTACTCCGGGCCGTATGGCGACTACGTGCACCTGGACATCCAGCACCTCGGCGAGCACCGCATCGACACCAAACTCCCCTTCGTGCGCGAGCTGGCGCGGAACTACGGCGGCATCGACCCCGTCACGGAGTCGATTCCGGTGCGGCCGGTGGTGCACTACATGATGGGCGGCATCGACACCGACATCGAAGCCGCCACCACTCTCCCGGGGCTCTACGCCGCCGGCGAGTGCGCCTGCGTGAGTATCAACGGCGCCAACCGGCTCGGATCGAACTCGCTCACCGAGCTGGTGGTCTTCGGCGCGCGCGCCGGGCGCAATGCGGCCAAGTTTGCGCACGCGTCCGATCCGGCGGCGGTCGATCGCTTGGAGTCGCAGGTCGATGACGAGCGGGCCCGCATCCGCCGCATCCTGGAGCAGCCGTCCGGCGGCGAGCGAGTCGCCGAGCTGCGGCGTGAGATGACCACAACCATGGAGGAAGGCGCCGGCATCTACCGCACGCAGGCGGGCATCGAGCAGACGTACGCCACTCTCAGCGACCTGCGCGAGCGCTTTGGCAGCGTCGATCTCGACGACCGCACCAACGTCTACAACACCGATCTGATCAGCGCGCTGGAGCTCGACTACATGCTCGAAATCTCGCTGGCCCTGGCCGCGAGCGCCCGCGACCGCACCGAGTCGCGCGGATCGCACCAGCGCACCGACCACCCGGATCGGGACGACGACCATTTCCTGAAGCATTCCCTGGCCATGCGCGGGGACGACGGCACGCCCGAGGTGTCCTTCCGCGACGTGGTGATCACAAAATGGCCACCCGGATCGCGGACGTACGGATCCTCCAATCAAGCAAAGGCGGCGACGACCGAATCATGA